One window of the Labeo rohita strain BAU-BD-2019 chromosome 9, IGBB_LRoh.1.0, whole genome shotgun sequence genome contains the following:
- the spopla gene encoding speckle-type POZ protein-like A, translating to MSGVPTPPPPGEMSSGPVAESWCYTQVKVVKFSYMWTINNFSFCREEMGEVLKSSTFSSGPNDKMKWCLRVNPKGLDDESKDYLSLYLLLVSCPKSEVRAKFKFSLLNAKREETKAMESQRAYRFVQGKDWGFKKFIRRDFLLDEANGLLPDDKLTLFCEVSVVQDSVNISGQSNMNMLKVPECQLSDDLGNLWECSRFTDCSLYVGGQEFKAHKSILAARSPVFNAMFEHEMEESKKNRVDISDVEPEVFKEMMGFIYTGKAPNLEKMADSLLAAADKYALERLKVMCEEALCNSLSVENVADTLILADLHSAEQLKAQAIDFINRCSVLRQLGCKDGKNWNSNHGADIMETAGWKSMILSHPHLVAEAFRALAATQCPHFGLPRKRLKQS from the exons GTCAAAGTAGTGAAATTTTCCTACATGTGGACCATAAACAACTTCAGCTTCTGTCGAGAAGAGATGGGGGAAGTATTGAAGAGCTCAACCTTCTCCTCAGGGCCTAACGATAAGATGAAATG GTGCCTGCGGGTCAATCCGAAGGGACTCGATGATGAAAGTAAAGATTATCTATCGCTATATTTGCTACTAGTTAGTTGTCCAAAAAGTGAAGTCAGAGCCAAGTTCAAGTTTTCTTTACTGAACGCTAAACGGGAGGAGACAAAAGCTATGG AAAGCCAAAGAGCCTATCGGTTCGTCCAAGGCAAAGACTGGGGCTTCAAAAAATTTATTAGGAGAGATTTTCTGCTTGATGAAGCAAATGGGCTGCTACCAGATGATAAACTCACGTTATTTTGTGAG GTAAGTGTTGTCCAGGACTCTGTGAACATCTCGGGACAGTCCAACATGAACATGTTAAAGGTTCCGGAGTGCCAGCTGTCCGATGACCTGGGTAACTTGTGGGAATGCTCACGCTTCACGGACTGCTCTCTATATGTGGGAGGGCAGGAGTTCAAAGCCCACAAATCCATCCTGGCAG CGAGATCACCGGTCTTTAATGCCATGTTTGAACATGAAATGGAGGAGAGTAAAAAG AACCGAGTGGACATCAGTGATGTTGAACCAGAGGTTTTCAAAGAAATGATGGGCTTCATATACACAGGAAAAGCAccaaatttagaaaaaatggcTGATAGTTTATTAGCTGCAGCTGATAAA TACGCTCTGGAGCGCTTAAAGGTCATGTGTGAGGAAGCCCTTTGCAACAGCCTCTCGGTGGAGAACGTGGCAGACACCCTCATCCTGGCCGACTTGCACAGCGCCGAGCAGCTCAAAGCACAGGCCATAGATTTTATCAACAG GTGCAGTGTCCTCCGACAGCTGGGCTGTAAAGATGGGAAAAACTGGAATAGCAA TCACGGCGCGGACATAATGGAGACCGCGGGCTGGAAGTCAATGATCCTGTCTCATCCTCACTTAGTGGCGGAGGCTTTCCGTGCGCTCGCCGCAACGCAGTGCCCCCACTTCGGTCTGCCGAGGAAGCGCCTAAAACAGTCGTGA